One Psychrosphaera aestuarii DNA window includes the following coding sequences:
- a CDS encoding F0F1 ATP synthase subunit epsilon — MAAMTVHLDVVSAEQKLFSGLVETLQVTGSEGDLGIYPGHAPLLTAIKPGMVRVVKQHGEEQFFYVAGGILEVQPGSVSVLTDIAIRAEDLDESAALEAKKTAEMHIEDSGNDFEYAEAAAQLARAIAQLRVIKQIRKG, encoded by the coding sequence ATGGCTGCAATGACTGTCCACCTAGACGTAGTAAGCGCGGAACAGAAATTATTTTCTGGTCTTGTTGAAACGTTGCAGGTAACAGGTAGTGAAGGTGATTTGGGTATCTACCCAGGTCACGCGCCTTTACTTACTGCCATTAAACCTGGCATGGTACGCGTAGTTAAACAGCACGGCGAAGAACAATTCTTCTACGTTGCCGGTGGTATTTTAGAAGTGCAACCTGGTAGTGTATCTGTGTTAACGGATATCGCAATTCGAGCGGAAGATCTAGATGAATCTGCGGCATTAGAAGCTAAGAAAACGGCTGAAATGCATATAGAGGACTCTGGGAACGACTTTGAATACGCAGAAGCTGCAGCGCAGCTTGCACGCGCTATCGCACAATTACGTGTTATCAAACAAATTCGTAAAGGCTAA
- the maoP gene encoding DUF413 domain-containing protein — MENISAGKYNYYDDHNFPHGFRRSGVFTIREAEYLESHGHTLRELEAKVRAPENDDELHFQQAICEGIESESFAVKAWRKYKQAIQARSERIFLSRHDGASNFLPMD, encoded by the coding sequence ATGGAAAACATTAGTGCAGGCAAATACAATTATTACGACGATCATAACTTCCCGCATGGGTTTCGTCGTAGTGGCGTATTTACAATTAGAGAGGCTGAGTATTTAGAGTCTCATGGACATACATTGCGAGAGTTGGAAGCAAAGGTTAGAGCGCCAGAAAATGATGATGAGCTACACTTTCAACAGGCTATATGTGAGGGAATTGAGAGTGAAAGTTTTGCGGTAAAAGCCTGGCGTAAATACAAGCAAGCAATTCAAGCGCGTTCAGAGCGAATATTCCTTTCACGCCACGATGGAGCTAGTAACTTTTTACCAATGGATTAA
- a CDS encoding DUF3283 domain-containing protein: protein MSHNIAIKPQAEQDAIQHDLMASFWAYKEKRGLMSRPEIIKYIHQHFAEPSLQEHLMQRYEFFKSM from the coding sequence ATGAGTCACAATATAGCGATAAAACCTCAGGCCGAACAAGACGCTATTCAACACGATTTGATGGCGTCTTTCTGGGCTTATAAAGAAAAAAGAGGCTTAATGAGCCGCCCAGAAATCATAAAGTATATCCACCAGCACTTTGCTGAGCCAAGCTTGCAAGAGCACTTAATGCAACGATATGAATTTTTTAAGTCTATGTAA
- a CDS encoding MGMT family protein: protein MNTAYYKIWTTVQLIPEGKVCSYGQVADLAGLPGRARLVGKSLQFIPKDGVNDQPVPWFRVVRSSGEIAFKPGTPEFINQRSLLMGDGITVKGRRVNLKDHQWVVNLTDILFTISG from the coding sequence ATGAATACTGCCTATTACAAAATTTGGACGACAGTACAGCTAATTCCAGAAGGCAAGGTTTGCAGCTATGGGCAAGTTGCAGATTTAGCGGGACTTCCAGGTAGAGCCAGGTTGGTTGGGAAAAGCTTACAATTTATTCCAAAAGATGGTGTTAATGACCAGCCGGTTCCTTGGTTTCGAGTTGTTAGATCATCAGGTGAAATAGCGTTTAAGCCAGGAACACCAGAGTTCATAAATCAACGCAGTTTATTAATGGGTGATGGTATAACTGTAAAAGGTCGCAGAGTAAATCTAAAAGATCATCAATGGGTTGTTAACCTGACCGACATACTATTTACCATTTCAGGGTAG
- a CDS encoding DNA-3-methyladenine glycosylase 2 family protein has product MELQSYQQARLSRDPRFDGVFYVAVKTTGIFCRPICPATPPKEQNVEYFQTANEALVSGYRPCLRCRPESAPFSPAWNGTQTTVQRALNIIHEEGFHALKLGDLATRLGITDRYLRKLFVEKLGVSPKHYVQHQQILFAKSLLHQTHMPIQDVAFASGFNNVRRFNDSFKKITTKTPSEIRKHPATDDPIRLQLNYQPPFDWEHWHNFVEFRKISSMEHVGTSSYGRTFLWPDGDNFVKGRFNAVHRPDKQGFNVSIVIDDPKYLYSVVQKIRQVFDLNANVGVITKALMTAGLPEHNVTPGIRIPSCWTVFEAGVRAILGQQVSVKAATNLLNQLVEELGDKDTIDGTEYRWFPTPQKIAKSRLLFLKIPDARKQTLIRLAKYCLDNPTADPQMWLTLKGIGPWTVEYAQMRGLSNTDIWLESDLGIKKALDIFPLIEPDNASPWRTYLTFNMWNML; this is encoded by the coding sequence ATGGAATTGCAATCATATCAACAAGCTCGTTTATCAAGAGATCCTCGCTTTGATGGCGTATTTTATGTTGCTGTAAAAACGACGGGGATATTTTGTCGCCCTATCTGTCCGGCTACTCCCCCTAAAGAACAAAATGTAGAATACTTTCAAACTGCTAACGAAGCATTGGTTTCTGGATATCGTCCATGTCTTCGATGTAGGCCAGAATCAGCGCCATTCTCACCGGCATGGAACGGCACACAAACCACTGTACAAAGGGCACTTAATATTATTCATGAAGAAGGCTTTCATGCCTTAAAACTTGGTGATTTGGCTACTAGATTAGGTATAACAGATCGGTATTTAAGAAAGTTATTTGTAGAGAAGTTAGGAGTGTCGCCAAAACATTATGTTCAACACCAACAAATATTATTTGCAAAGTCCCTACTACACCAGACACATATGCCGATTCAAGATGTAGCGTTTGCGAGTGGATTTAATAATGTTCGTCGTTTTAACGATAGTTTTAAAAAAATAACAACAAAAACGCCTTCAGAAATCCGCAAACACCCTGCTACCGATGATCCAATTCGTTTACAACTTAACTATCAACCTCCTTTTGATTGGGAGCACTGGCATAATTTTGTAGAGTTCAGAAAGATATCCTCAATGGAGCACGTGGGAACGAGTTCATACGGGCGTACATTCTTATGGCCTGATGGGGATAACTTCGTCAAGGGACGCTTTAACGCTGTTCACCGGCCAGATAAGCAAGGATTTAACGTTAGTATTGTTATCGACGATCCAAAATACCTTTATTCGGTTGTTCAAAAAATAAGGCAAGTATTTGATCTTAATGCCAATGTAGGTGTGATTACAAAAGCGTTAATGACCGCAGGCTTGCCAGAACACAACGTAACGCCGGGTATCCGAATACCGAGTTGTTGGACCGTTTTTGAGGCAGGCGTCCGAGCTATTTTAGGCCAGCAAGTTTCTGTTAAAGCAGCGACAAACTTACTAAATCAACTTGTCGAAGAACTAGGTGATAAAGATACTATCGACGGTACTGAATATAGATGGTTTCCTACACCACAAAAAATAGCAAAATCTCGATTATTGTTCTTAAAAATACCGGATGCCAGAAAACAAACACTTATCCGTTTAGCAAAGTATTGTTTAGACAATCCAACGGCAGATCCACAGATGTGGTTAACATTAAAAGGCATTGGTCCTTGGACCGTCGAATACGCGCAAATGCGTGGATTATCTAATACTGATATTTGGTTAGAGAGCGATTTGGGGATCAAGAAAGCATTAGATATATTTCCATTAATTGAACCTGATAACGCCTCCCCATGGCGGACTTATCTAACCTTTAATATGTGGAATATGTTATGA
- a CDS encoding methylated-DNA--[protein]-cysteine S-methyltransferase, translating into MSAVKQAMPISLLTRWIKSPIGLIEIGINTKDEKGDASLWYVELIAKEQIKNLHNDDKHPLLDLAQTQLDCYFKGQSYNFDLLLEFQSSYGTKFQKQVWHALTKIPLGETWSYGQLAAFINNPKAVRAVGAANGKNPLAIVVPCHRVIGANGTLTGYAGGLDNKQKLLDFEKSLVR; encoded by the coding sequence ATGAGTGCCGTTAAACAAGCTATGCCTATAAGCTTATTAACCAGGTGGATAAAGTCTCCAATCGGACTTATTGAAATAGGTATAAATACCAAAGACGAAAAGGGTGATGCTAGCTTATGGTATGTAGAGCTTATAGCTAAAGAACAAATAAAAAATCTGCATAATGATGATAAGCACCCTTTGCTGGATTTAGCGCAAACTCAGCTAGATTGTTACTTTAAAGGCCAGTCATACAACTTTGATTTGCTATTAGAATTCCAAAGTAGCTATGGGACAAAATTTCAGAAACAAGTTTGGCATGCCCTGACAAAAATACCGTTGGGAGAAACCTGGTCTTACGGTCAATTGGCCGCTTTTATCAATAACCCTAAAGCTGTAAGGGCCGTGGGTGCTGCAAATGGTAAAAATCCGTTAGCGATAGTTGTCCCATGTCACAGGGTTATAGGAGCAAATGGCACACTGACAGGATACGCTGGTGGTTTGGATAACAAACAAAAATTACTCGATTTTGAAAAATCACTAGTAAGATAA
- a CDS encoding AEC family transporter, whose translation MITFSIILPLAIICFLGFLLARFKWLSKHQIDSLSSLCFTFLIPLFLFKSTSQTDLSSGLSWTWFAAMYLGILITFFGLFTILKKVGLRSNANASVSSLTGTYSNTVLISIPVLIGLLGEKIAGQAFVLIAFHSAMLFIITELYINSLTLKNIIKSLKNPIVVSISAGLLFNLSGVKLPNLLLQPLDMISTSAIPLALFGLGAAMNYLPIKGNRSEAFVLSVIKLIMLPGVVYLLATYLFKLPSQATLIVVLLTASPTGVNAFILSAKHKVQEGISATTVVFSTSLSVITVTAWSYFLTH comes from the coding sequence GTGATAACTTTTTCAATCATTTTGCCACTGGCCATCATTTGCTTTTTGGGTTTTTTATTGGCTCGCTTTAAATGGCTTTCAAAACACCAGATAGATTCATTGTCGTCACTATGCTTTACGTTTTTGATACCACTCTTTTTATTCAAAAGTACATCTCAAACCGATTTATCGTCTGGCTTGTCATGGACTTGGTTTGCGGCTATGTATTTAGGTATATTGATCACCTTTTTTGGTTTATTTACTATTTTAAAAAAGGTGGGTCTGCGTAGTAACGCCAACGCGTCGGTATCGTCTCTCACTGGTACCTACTCAAATACAGTATTAATATCAATTCCAGTACTGATAGGTTTACTTGGAGAAAAAATAGCGGGACAGGCTTTTGTGTTAATAGCTTTTCATAGTGCGATGTTATTTATTATTACCGAACTTTATATCAACTCCCTTACGCTTAAAAACATCATAAAGAGCCTTAAAAATCCAATTGTAGTAAGTATTTCTGCGGGTCTGTTATTTAACCTATCTGGTGTGAAGCTTCCCAATCTACTGTTACAGCCATTAGATATGATATCGACCTCTGCAATTCCATTAGCATTGTTTGGGTTAGGTGCAGCGATGAATTACTTGCCGATCAAAGGTAATCGGTCTGAGGCGTTTGTATTGAGTGTTATCAAGCTAATTATGTTACCCGGTGTTGTTTATCTTTTAGCGACCTATCTGTTTAAGCTACCATCACAAGCGACGTTAATTGTTGTTTTGCTAACCGCCAGTCCTACAGGTGTTAATGCCTTTATTCTCTCTGCTAAACATAAGGTGCAAGAAGGCATAAGCGCTACGACAGTTGTTTTTTCTACATCATTAAGTGTCATTACTGTGACAGCATGGAGTTATTTTTTAACTCACTAG